One Malania oleifera isolate guangnan ecotype guangnan chromosome 10, ASM2987363v1, whole genome shotgun sequence genomic region harbors:
- the LOC131165893 gene encoding uncharacterized protein LOC131165893, protein MESKDNIVNVGGSSSEGVGPEAGSDSTNVLRDFAQQLMAETSLQPEPNSKISLLPRSNPNHTLHRLPIPIASLLFSSSRRADAAGTTVSSLSTVCPDDPAPLVSFALSPSSALKIQKGDITKWFVDGSSDAIVNPANVRMLGGGGADGAIHRAAGPELYAACYNVPEQQPGIRCPTGEARITPGFKLPASHVIHTVGPIYDMDSNPEASLKNAYRNSLRVAKENNIQYIAFPAISCGHHRYPFDEAARVAVSSVTELANEFNEVHFVLFLDEIYNAWVEKAKEILKN, encoded by the exons ATGGAATCCAAAGATAATATTGTCAATGTTGGAGGCAGTAGCAGTGAGGGAGTTGGCCCTGAGGCTGGTAGTGATTCCACGAATGTTCTACGGGACTTCGCTCAGCAGTTAATGGCTGAG ACCTCCCTCCAACCCGAACCCAACTCCAAGATCTCTCTCCTTCCGCGCTCGAACCCTAATCACACACTTCATCGCTTGCCTATCCCCATCGCATCgcttctcttctcttcctctaGAAGGGCCGACGCCGCCGGCACTACGGTTTCCTCGCTATCTACTGTTTGCCCTGATGATCCCGCTCCACTCGTTTCCTTCGCGTTGTCTCCCTCCTCTGCTCTCAAAATCCAGAAAGGAGACATCACCAAGTGGTTCGTCGACGGCTCTTCTGATGCTATC gTTAATCCAGCAAATGTGCGAATGCttggaggtggtggtgcagatgggG CCATACATAGAGCTGCTGGTCCAGAACTTTATGCTGCTTGCTACAATGTCCCGGAACAGCAACCTGGAATTCGCTGCCCTACCGGAGAAGCAAGGATTACCCC TGGTTTTAAATTGCCTGCATCCCATGTAATTCATACGGTTGGGCCCATTTATGACATGGACAGTAACCCTGAAGCTTCTCTGAAAAATGCATACAG GAACAGCTTAAGGGTGGCTAAAGAGAATAATATTCAATACATTGCTTTTCCTGCCATCTCTTGTGGTCATCATCG GTATCCTTTTGATGAAGCTGCCAGGGTAGCCGTATCTTCAGTTACTGAGTTAGCAAATGAGTTCAACGAG GtgcattttgttttgtttttggatGAGATTTACAATGCTTGGGTGGAAAAAGCTAAGGAAATACTGAAGAATTGA